Genomic window (Desulforapulum autotrophicum HRM2):
ATCAGCCTATACAGGGCCTGTGGGGGCCGTTGTAACCCCTCTGCTGGGTGGAATCAACGAGGCCAGTCACCTCTGCCAGGGCGAAAGCCTCTGCGGTGCCTGCCGGGTTGCCTGTCCCCTGAATCTCAACCTGCCCAGGATGCTCCTTGCCCTTCGTGCCAAACTTTCCGAAGGAGATCCCCGCTGGAACGTAAAGCCCAAAAGCCGTCCTGAAAAAATGCTCTTTCAGGTCTGGAGCCGGATCAACCAAAATCGCAAAGTTTACGATATCTTACTGAAACTCGGTCGGTTGATCCAAAAGATCATGCCCTCCAGCAATCATATGATCAGGCGACTTCCCTGGCCCTTTAGCGGATGGACCCAGAGCCGGGATATGAAACCCCTGGCCGGAAAAACCTTTATGGAACTATGGAAAGAACACCAGGGAGGAAGATCCTAATGGACCCGGAAAAACAATTTATCAATACCATCAAAACCGCCCTGGGCCGACCCGGTAACCAGCCGCCAGCCGATCTTTTTACCACCTCGCCCTCCCAGGAGGAGAAAACCCTTCTTGAAAAGATCAGAACCCGGACCCACCAGGAGAGAGTGCCCTTGATCGAGCAACTCCGGCAGACCGTTCCCTCCCTTCATATGGATCTGCATCTTGAAGCAGGCATCGAAGAAGCAGCCCGGGCCATTGGGCGGCTGATCCTGGAAAAAGAACCGGAATGGGGAACCAGCAAGAGCGTTGTCTGCTGGGACCATCCCCTGATCAATCAGCTGAAACTTTCCGAGGTTGCTGAACTAGGACAGATCCCCATCCATAATACGGGATATGACGGGACCGATCCCCAGCGGAAAAAAGAGATCCGCAGTCAGGTGGAAGCTTCGTTTATCGGCATTACCTCTGCTGACTATTGCATTGCCGCCACTGCCACCCTGGCCATGAAGACCCGTCCCGGACATGCCAGATCCGTGTCCCTGGTGCCCTCCATTCATGTGGCGGTGGTCAGGGAGGAACAGCTCCTGGCCGACCTCAGGGAACTCTATACCCTTTTAAAATGGGATGAAGCAGAGCGTAAAGAGGGACTGACGCGCAATCTGACGCTGATTTCAGGACCGAGCAAAACCGCGGACATTGAACTTGTCATGGTTCATGGTGCCCACGGCCCGAGGGAACTCCACCTTTTTATCATTGCCGCGGATTAATTGTCTGGCCGATAGTTGTGGCGGTAAACCATTGTGGTTGCGGGTGATGAGAGTGATCTCATCACCCAATCCCTGGTCGTTAGCGTTTATCCCGGACTTTCTTGGTTCAGCTAACGGACACTGACTGACACATACAGTATAGATCCATAATTAGAATTGCTTTGCGTCAGGCGATTTGCTAAAGCCGTATCCCTGGAGATTATGTTGAATTACCGTTTGACAATAAATCGTACAAATTGGTAGAATCAACTATTCATTACCACTCATTCTCATTTTTATTCTAAAATAATTCGTAATGTTCATTTTCTTACCTTTGTGTTCCATGGACCCCATGTAATTATTTTTAACCATTTAATGAGGAGGTTCGCATGACTGTTTCCATTATTATTAAGCGCATTGTAAAAGATGACACCATGGCCGCCCAACTGGCTCCGTTCATTGTTCAGCTCAGGTCCCGGGCAGCCGCTCAGCCGGGTTTTCTGTCCAGCCAGACCTTCAGTTGTCTGGATTGTGAAGGAGAATATCTGGTCATCAGCAACTGGCATACCCTGGAAGACTGGAATCGATGGATGAACAGTGACGAGCGCATGGTCATCCAGAAAAATGTGGATGAACTGCTTGGGGATAAAACCCATTATCGCTATTATGAGCCGGTTGTGGGCGGTATCTCGCCCAGGTTTCAAAAATAGAAAAAAGATATGCGGGTCAATTCACTCTTCACACGCTATTGGGAAAGCTGCAGTCCTGGAATGTAAACCTTTTTTTCGATCATTGCCATGATTTTAGCCACCACAAATACCATTATCGTGTAAAGGATGGCCGCTACCACATAGGACTCAAAATATCGAAAATTCATGGCCCCGGTGAGATCTGCCTGGGAAAGAAGCTCGGGTACCCCTACGGCAAAGGCAACCGAGGTGTATTTGAACATATAGATGATTTCGTTGGAAGACGACGGAATTACAAGCCTCAGGGCCTGGGGCAGGATGATATACCTTATGGCCTTCCACTTGCCAAGCCCCATGGCCCTTGCGGCGGTCATCTGCCCGGGTTTAATGGATTTTATGGCCCCCCTGAAATACTCGGCCTGATAGACAGAGGTGTTGATACCCAGGGCAAGACCTGCGGCAAGAACCGGCTTGAGCAGAAGTCCCATATCCCCCAGTCCGTAGTAGATGAAAAAAAGTTGAAGCAGGCAGGGGGTCCCCCGCAGGAATTCAACATAGGCGGTGACGATCCAGTAAATAAATTTACTGGAATATACCCTTGCCACCCCGAGTATCAAACCAAAGATAATGCCAACGGTTATACAGACAAAAGACAGCTCAATGGTGACCCAGGCACCCGACAGCATGTCGGGCAAAATTTCAATGGCGTAATTAAAAAAACTGACCATTTGTTCCACACCTCCGGTTCACTGGGGATCGGCTATTCAAGGCCGCCAAAATTATTCAGAAAGAGTCGGGTTCTTTCATGCTGGGGAGCGGCGAACATTTTTTTCGGACACCCCTGCTCAACAATAAGCCCCTGATCGATGAAAATGACCTTGTCGGCAACGGACCGGGCAAACCCCATTTCATGGGTGACCACAATGGCCGTCATACCCTCTTTTGCAAGGGCAGTCATGACACTCAGCACCTCTCCTGTCAACTCTGGATCAAGGGCGGAGGTGGGTTCGTCAAACAAAATCAGCTTAGGCCTTAATGCCAGGGCCCGGGCAATGGAAATCCGCTGCTGCTGTCCACCTGAAAGCTGGGCCGGGTAGGCACCGATTTTATCGGCCATGCCCACTTTCCGGATCTCTTCCATGGCAATCTGCCTGGCCTCATTTTTCGACAGTTTCCGGACCCTCAGGGGGCCGAACATTACATTTTCCAGAATGGTCAAATGGGTAAAGAGATTAAAATCCTGGAAGACAAACCCCATATCCGCCCGAACCTTATTGATATCCGTCCCAGGCGTTGTGATGTCGACGCCTTCCAGCAGGATCTGTCCTGAATCCGGTGCTGACAGATGGTTCAGGCACCTGAGCAATGTGCTTTTTCCCGATCCTGACGATCCGATTACTGCAAGTGTTTCTCCTTTTTCCAATTCAAATGAGACATTTTTGAGCACCTCATTGTCGACAAATTTTTTGGTGAGATTTTTAACTTCAAGTATGGTGGACATGACGATATCAGCTCCTTTTCCCAAAGCCAGGAACCCAGAGTTTCTCTTCCAGTTTATAGAAGAAATATGTTCCTATTCTGGTCAACGTAAAATAAAGGATTCCCACAAACAGATAAACAGCAGCTGTATTGCCATAGGTATACGCAATGACATACTTTGCGTTCCGCATAATTTCCACCACCCCCACCACATAGGCAAGGGAGGTATCTTTGAGTTCTGAGGAGAATTCATTGGTCCAGGGCCCGATGGACAAACGGATCATCTGGGGAATGACAACATGGAAAATAGTACCGGGCAGACTCAACCCCATTGCCTTTGCCGCCTCAAGCTGTCCCGACTGGATCGAGAGGATTGCACCCCGGAATATCTGGGATTGAAACGCTGAGGAACATAGCCCCAGGGCAAGGATGGCAGCCACCATGCGATTGAGATCAAACGGGAGATAAAACACAAGAAACAGAAGAACCAGCTGGGGAATGGCCCATAAAAATTTGCGCAGGGTGGTTGCCAGGAATTTCACCCAGGCGTTGCCGAAAATTTCAGCCAGGGCAATGGCAAGCCCAAGCACCATCCCCACAGTCAACAGCCCCCCAAGAACCTCCAGGGCAACCAGAGTTCCCTTTGCAAACTGGGGAAGCTCTGAAATAAGTATTTTAATAATTTCCATGCATTCTATTCCTGAGCACAACGCGGGTGGCGCTGATTCCGTGCCATCCGGGTCTGGATTTTTTGGTCTGGACCCGGGGGACAATTACCCTGAGATTAAAAGATAAAAAATGCTCGACATGGTCAAACCCATCAATTGGATTCGCTGCAGAGCTTTTTATAGTCAACCAGGTAGGGAACGGCTTCCACGGATGCCCAGGGCAGGTATTTTCGAACCAGTTCTTCAATCTTACCCGATTCATATGCCTTTTTGAGTCCGGAATTTATTTTTTCAATCAAGTGATGGGGGTCCCCGGGGGTGACAGCATAGGCACTATAATCAAAATGCAACCCTGTACACACCGGTTTTACGCCTCTTTTGGCATCAATAAACCCTCTGGCCGTTGGGGAATCCACATGGAAGGCATCAATTCTGCCAATTTCTAGTTCCTTGATCCCCAGCTCAACGGATTCATAGGGCTTGATATTAATATCAACCCCCTTATCCTTGAGTTCCTCCTTGAGCCATCTGTATCCGGTTGTTCCGGCCTGGGCACCCACGTTGGCTCCCTTGCTCATTGCTGTAATACAATTTAATTTTGAATCTGATTTAACCAGTGTCCAGTAATCTGTTTTCCAGTGGGGCAGTGCAAAGTCAATGACTTGGGCACGTTTGCAGGTATAGGAAAGACCGCCAGCTAGAATATCAATTTTTCCCTTTGAAAGGGCTGCGATAATGGCTGACCATGGAATGTCTGCCGCCTCGACCTTGAATCCTTCAACCTCACCGATGTACTGGAAAAGTTCCCAGTCAAACCCCTTTATTTCGCCTTTTTCAGCCCATGTCCAGGGTGGAAAGGCCGCATCAATGCCCAGTTTGTAAACCGGAACCTCATCTGCTGAGGCAAGACTGCTCAAAAAAAATACTGCAAAAAGAAATACCGCTCCCAGAATCTGTTTTCTAAACTCAAACATACTCTCTCCTTTTACTCGATTAAAAGAATCAACAAAAACGTAATAAGCCCATAGAAAGCTCTAAAAAATCCAGCATCTAAAGCTGAATAAAATAACAGTTGCATGGGTAAGTCAATTGTTATTTTGTAATAGGTAATGGCTCGAAATTGTTCAGGCGCTCTTCTTGAGTATGTCCCATGGTGGTTTTTGGCCGAAAGTTCATATGATTAAAAATGAAAGTCAAATTATTTTAGTTCGTTAAATGATATGTACCGGTAAAATAATTTTTAAGAAAACTTTCCCTTTTTCAGCTTAAACAGGTTAAAAGAACAGGTGCCTTTTAGTCCCCATTTTGCCGGTAGATGCCGTATCCCCTTTAAATGCACTGATCCGGGGAGAAGAATCACTCCCCATCCATTTCTTTTTCGGGCCGTGGGTTGGTGGTGCCCCATGGGTATGATATCCATGGGGTACGATTCCGAAACAAGGAGATTATCCAGATTCACCGGGTTTGGCCCTGATTCCGATGATGTTAGATTTGCAATGCAACGGGAGGCCCCAGGATAGAGAATTCACCGAATCCTATGGGCTTTTCATGGGCAGCAGTGTCCTGTCTCGATTGCAGGCTTGCAATTTTCAGGGAACAATCTATAATTATTGGTTCTTTTAACCTTGATTCAAAGGATCAGGTTAGAATAACCAGATGTTAATGATTGCAGGGGAAGGAAATAGGGTATGGGGAAATCAGGGAAAGACCTGATACACAAAGTTTTTGTAAAGTGCGCCGGAGATTCCGGCTGTGGGGTGTGCAGGCTTCACATGGAAGATGATTGTCTTTTTTTTCCTGAACTCTATCGCCTGCAGGACCAGGCAGACGAATCCGGGCTGCCACCGAACACCCGTGAGCTTCGCAATCTGATTGACCTTTGTACCCTGTGTGGACTATGCCCCTGCCAGGATATAAAGATGCTTATTCTCCAGGCAAAGGCGGCTTTCAGTGATGAAAAGGGGATTCCGCTGTCCAGTCGGATGCTTTCAGATATCGAAACAATCGGTCGCTGGGGAACGACTTTTTCACAAGTCATTAACCCATTGAAGGGGTTGAAGCCAGTGGTCCCCCTCGTGAAAAAGGCCCTGAAAATACATCCCCAGAGGGATTTGCCTGGTTTTCCCAAACAAAGTTTTTTCCTCTGGGCAAAGAAAAAAGGTCTGGATATCCCGAACCCGGGCAATCGTGGGTGCACATCAAAAGTTGCCTATTTTGCAGGCTGCAGTGCCGGGTATCTCTTTCCGGAAGTCGGAAAAGCGGCTGTAAGGCTCCTGGAACGAAATGGCATCGCTGTTTATGTCCCAACCCAGGAGTGCTGCTCCATGCCATTGATCATGGAAGGCGATAAAACAACGTCGTTAAAAAAAATAGCTGCAAATATGGAGCGTCTTTTGCAGTGTGTTCAAGATGGCTACGACATTGTCTGTTCCTGTCCCACCTGCGGATATTTCTTTAAAAAACTGCTGTTGGAAAATGCCTACTATTCAGAAGCCTTTCAGGAGCAGTCAGGGGCTGGCAGCAAGGCCATGAAAGTTCCCCTTGGGGGGCAACGTTTTACCCTGGTGTCCAGGGGAAGCTATCGGAAACTGTTAAAGGATGATGGATACTTTTCCTCACTTGATCCTTTAAAAAGGATAAAACTATCGAACAGCGTAACGGATCTGGGAGAATACCTTCTCTCCATCTATCTCAAGGGTGATTTAAACATCAACCGGGTTTACCAGGACGTTCCCATGGTCTATTATGCCCCCTGTCACCTGAGGGAACAAAAAATCGGGCAACCCTATTACAGCCTTCTGAAATCACTTGAAGGTTCGGATATAATCCAGATCGGGGAGGCCATGGAATGTTGCGGTATGGGGGGGCATCTTGGCTACAAAAAATCTTTCCATGCCCACACCCTTGAAATCGGCCAGCCCCTTTTTAAAAGGTTTTTGTCTGAAAAGAACAGGATGATCATTACAGACTGTCTTAGCTGTAAAATACAGTTCGAGCAGATGCTTGCCAGGAAGGTTTTTCATCCCCTTGAATTGCTGTAATCGTCATCGTTAATCCTTTGAATTCCCGGCCCAGGCGGGTCCTGGGACACGCCGGCAAATGCCTGGGCAATGGGAAACCATCAGCTTGCGATCTTGATCAGTTCAGGGTGGCTGGTACCGTGGACATCAACTATTCAACCAGGATGGGGGATGCAATTACCCATACCCCCCCATCCCTTTATATACCAATGTCAAAAAAATAGGACCAGCCCGATTCCCCAGGGTTTACAGATAGAACATTTAGGTTGAAACGTGTGAAATGAAAAAATTTTTACTATCTATTTGTGCCATATGGATCATGTTTGTCACCCTCTCTTTTTTTATGAATTACACCCAGGCAATTAAGGAACAAAAAAGAGTTGCCCTTGAGACTGGAAAAAGTTTCTTTGAATTAATATTAATCTCACGCATGTGGAATTCCCTTCATGGGGGGGTGTATGCGCCTGTCACGGAAAAATTGAAACCCAATCCATATCTTAAAACGCCAATGAGGGATATTCATGTCAACAAAGACCTGACGCTTACCATGATAAATCCGGCATTTATGACAAGGCAACTATCAGAGATAGCCATTGAAAAAAGACGTATTCAATTTCACATCACCAGTCTTAATCCAATTCGTCCGGAAAACAGCCCAAGTGAGAGAGAAAAACAATATTTAAAGGCGTTTGAGAAAGGTATAAAAGAAGTTGGGATCTCGACTGACAGGGGGTCTTCTTTTTTTTATATGGGGGCACTCACAACTGAAAAAACATGCCTGGGATGCCACGCAGAACAAGGATATAAGCAGGGGGATATCCGAGGTGGCATCAGTATTACATTCCCCTTTACCATGGATCCGCCAATCTTTTTTTTACTGATGGGTCATCTGATGATCGGTGCTGCAGGATTGTGTTGCAGTATCATTTTCGGATCACGATTGGGAAAAGCATATACCACAATTCAACAGCAAGCTCTAATCGATGCCTTAACAGAAATCCCAAACCGGCGCAGCTTCATGGAAACCATATCAAGGGAATTGAAACGCAGTCATAGACTCAAAAAGCCCCTGTCCATAATATTGTGCGACATCGATAATTTTAAACTGTACAATGATACCTATGGCCATAGCCGTGGTGACCGCTGCCTTAAACGCATTGCCCTGGGAATAAAAAATACGCTCACACGACCTGTGGATTTCTGCGCACGATATGGGGGTGAAGAGTTTGTTGTTCTCTTGCCGGACACATCCATGAAAGGAGCAGGACATGTTGCGGAAAAAATCTGTCTGTCCATTCACGGGATGAATATTGCCCATGAACGTTCGTTGCCGTTTAAGGCTGTCACCATAAGTCTCGGTGTCTCAACATTAGATGGGGCTGCGTTCTTGTCCAGTGACGAATTATTGAAAAATGCGGATATGGCATTATACAAAGCCAAGGAAAATGGACGAAACCGAGTAGAACTTTTCAATTCTCCAGTCGTATAACTCGATTATCAAGTTATATTCAATCCCCATGTTTGCGGACACAACAACCCATGGAACACGATAGCAGTAGGCAGGCGGGAACGGGTGTTGCCCTGAACGGATTAAATGGCAACGGTCGGCATGGACGCCGAAAGAGTTGCCATTTCCCTCGGAGCAGCCCATGGACGGGCTGCGAGAATGAGAGAAGGGCAACACCCGTTCCCGTCTGCCGATTCGAAGTGAATCTAAAAAACTTGATGATTGAGTATGAGTAAATATTGATTTTCTTGTTTAACCTAAAAGTTGCAAACGGTAGTTGGCTGGATAGGCAAGACGCCGGGCATGGGACTGTCGCCGCCTGCCGCAATAAAAACCAGGAATGCAACTTTTAGGTTTAAAAGGGTTTGGCATGGGGAGACAATTTGCTCCTGTCCCCCATGCCAGGGTGACTTCGTTTAATGGGATTTTGCCCTTGTCCATGCCTGGTCAACAATTTTGTTGTCCTTGCCGAGATCTTTTACAAATATAAGGGTTTTGATGATTTCCGGTGTAGGCCAGACGCCTGAATTGTTCAGGTCTTCCTTGGAAACATAGGCTTTGGCAGCCTCATTGGGTGTTGCATAATGGTTGTAGTTGGACAGGGATGCACCCACCTTGGGTTCAAGAACCCAGTTAATCCATTTATGTGCAGAATCAAGATTCGGGGCCTTGGCCGGGATGCACATGGAGTCGATCCAAATGGTACTGCCCTCCTTGGGAACAAGGAATCCATAGGTGTCCGGGTCTTCAGCAACCGTTTGAATGGCATCGCCATTGTAAACCACGGCAGCAGCAGCGGTTCCTGAAATCACATCGTTTTTGCCACCCACACCGCCTTTAAATCCAAGACAGGCCTCTCTCTTTTTTGTGCTCACAAGAAGATCTGCCGCAGCTTTCAGCTCCTTGGGGTTGGTGGAGTTAAAATCGTATCCAAGGTATAACAGGGTTATCCCCAGCATATCCCTCACCGAGTCCATGAGATAAAAGGTACCGGATTTTTTTTGTGGATCAAAAATAACGGACCAGGACTGAACATCTGCCTGGCTCATTTTTTTCTTGTTGTAGAACAGTCCAACGGTTCCCCACTGCCATCCTGCCGAGTATTTGTTGCCGGGATCAAAGTCCGGGCTGGTAAATTTCTCACTCAGGTTTTTTAAATTGGGTAGTTTGGAATGGTCAAGGGGTGTCAACAGGTTCAGATGGATCAGGCTTGGCACGATATAATCGGATGGAATGATAATATCGTATTGTCCCAGGCCGCCTGACTGCAGCTTTGCCATCATCTCCTCATTTGATTCATACATGTCCAGGTATACTTTGATGCCTGTTGCTGCTTCAAATTCTTTGGGGAAATTGACCTCATCCATGTACTCGGACCAGGTGAAGATTTTTAACACATTGGTTCCTGACCATGCATTGGGTGAAAGAAATACAAAGATCAATATCACCATCAACATCGTTTTTTTTATCATTTTTTCAGCTCCTTGGTTCATTTTTATTGTTGGTTAACGAAATGTCTTAAACGTTATTTTGTGTTCGTTTTTCTTGAAAAACGTTCCATTAAAGCCACCAGAACGATGGTGACAAGCAGCACCAGGGTTGACAGGGCGTGGATCTGGGGGGTGACCACCCTTCGGACCGCAGCAAAGATATACAGGGGCAGGGTGACGGAGTCGGGTCCTGCCGTAAAAAAACTGATGACAAAATCGTCAAGGGAAAGGGTAAATGCAAGCATGGCACCGGCAATGATGCCAGGGATCAGCAGAGGCAGGGTGATTTTCCACAGCAGGTATGCGTTGCTTGCATACAGATCCCTTGCCGCCTCTTCAACGTCTTTTCCAATGCTGATCAGCCGGCTTCTGACCACCAGGGCAACAAATGCCACCTGAAAGGTGATGTGGCCGATGATCATGCTGAACAGACCCGGTTCAAACCAGGATGAAACCTGGCGAAGGAAGCCAAAGGCAACCACCAGGGCTGCGGCAAGGATGATGTCGGGTATGACCACGGGCAGGTGCAGGGTCAGGTCCAGAATGGTGTTCATTCTTTTGGGCCAGGGAAATCGATCCATCCCTATGGCCAGCACTGTACCGAGAACGGTTGAAACAAGGGTGGACACAACGGCCAGGACAAGGGTGTTCCAGGCGGCATGGAGGATCACTTCGTTTTGAAAGAGCTTGAGATACCAGTCAAGGGTAAATCCCTTCCATGCCAGTCCGTATTTTGTATTGTTCACCGAGAAAAATGCCACAGCCATCAACGGAAGATACAGAAAACAGATGGTTCCAAGGGCCATGGTGTTCACCAGCAGATTGATTCGTTTCATAATAGTTCAATCCCCTTGTTTTTTCTTCTGTAGAGATAGAGGCTGAACATGGTCAATACCATCAGTCCCATGCTGATTGCCGCACCAAAGGCCCAGTCCCGGCTTGCCCCGAACTGCTGCTGAATCAGATTGCCCACAAGCATGTACTTCGCCCCCCCCAGAAGGTCCGGCACGACAAACATACCCATGGCAGGCACAAGGGTTAGAATGATTCCCACGGAAAGCCCGGGAAGGGTCTGGGGCAGAATGGCATGCATGAAGATTCGCAGGTTTGACGCATACAGATCCTGTGCCGCTTCAACCAGGGTCCAGTCCAGACGTTCAACACTTGAAAAAAGAGGCAGGGCCACAAAGGGAAGAAACATGGAAATCATGCCCAGATAAACGGCAAAGGCGCTGGGGTAAAGGGCCATGCCCGGTGAAACGAGCTTCAGGTATGCTGCAAGTTTTGCAAAGGGCAGTTCCGGCGCCAGGATCAGAAACCATGAATAGGTTCTGATGACCATATTGGTCCAAAAGGGGATGATCACCACCATGAGCCAGAGGTACCGGGTTCTCACGGGCTTTCTTGCAATAAAAAAACAGAGGGGATAGGAGAGAATTACGGACAGGCCCGTAGTAAAGATGGCCACCCACACCGATCGTAACAAAATCAGGATATAGTCCGGGGCCCACCCAAAGATACCATACCCCATGAGTCGTCGATAATTTTCCAGACTGAAATCCCATACCAGTTCACCATAGTCCCCTCTGCCGGCAAAGCTGATCACCACCAGTATTAAACCGGGAAGCACCAGGAAAATCATCAGCCACAGCATGCCGGGGCTTAGAAACAATGCCCCCCTTTTAATCAGATCTTTCTGGACGACAAGTTCCCCATACCAGACCATGAGCCTATTCATGGAGCACCACCAGGTCCGAGGGTGCCATGTCAAGCCAGAGTTCATCTCCGATGTTGAAATTTTTATAGGTACTGCTCCGGACCCGTATGGATCCGGGTTCAAAAAACAGGTCCCTGTTGGTCCCCCGGTAGATAATTTCACTGACCTTTGCCCGGATGCCGTTTTTTTCAGGTTGGGTATCAGAAACTTTTATCCATTCCGGCCTGATGGCGACAACACCCTCGTTCCAGGGCGGTTCTTTTTCCAGCTCAAGGTTGCCGATATCCGTATGGAAGATTCCGTCATGGAATTTTCCCGTGAGCAGATTGGCTGCCCCCAGAAATTCTGCAACAAACCGGTTTCTGGGTGCATCATACACCTCTTCAGAGGTGCCAAACTGGGCAATCTCACCGTCCTTCATCACGGCAATTCGATCGGACACCACCAGGGCTTCATCCTGATCATGGGTCACCAGGATAAAGGTCTGGCCCAGTTTTTGCTGTAAGCGCCGCAGTTCCACCTGAACCTGGGCCCTTAATTTGGCATCCAGGGCTGACATGGGCTCATCCAGCAACAGCACCTTGGGTTCGTTGACCAGGGCCCTGGCAAGGGCCACCCGCTGGTTCTGACCCCCGGACAGCTGGTGGGGATAGCGGCTGAGCATATTGCCGATTTCAAGCATTTCCACGGCACGTTGAACCCGGGTTTTGACCGCTTGCTCGGCAACCTTTCTTGAACGAAGGCCAAAGGCAACATTCTCAAAAATAGTGAGATGGGGGAAAAGGGCATAGCTCTGGAAGACCGTATTGATCTGCCGTTTAATGGCAGGCAGCCTTGTGATATCCTCCCCCTCAAGGATGATGCTGCCCGAATCCTGGAGTGCAAGGCCTGCTATCATGCGCAGTAAGGTTGTTTTGCCACACCCTGAAGGGCCGAGCAGGGTAAAAAACTCCCCTGATTTTATTTCAAGGTTAATGTCATTAACGGCTTTTACCTTACCATAGGTCTTATTGATCCCCCTGAGGTAGAGCCCCTTTTTGTCTTTTATCATATGTTTTTCCAGTAATTAAAATCCGGTCGTTTAAATCATTTCCAGAATGTTTGTCAACATCTGTTCGCTCCTATCCCAGATAGCCTGGTGTGCGTGGAATTCTGACGGCCAGCTCAAGAATATTGCCGGCAAGTTCATGGCGTTTGGACTCGGGGGAAACTTTCTTGCTCCGCTGCTTCATCTGCTGGTTTCGCTGTTTTTGGGAAATGGTATCGATTTCCTTGAACAAAAGCGCTCCAAAGTTACATTCGGCAACGCAGGCAGGGCTTCCGCCGCAGAGGTCACATTTATAGGGAACCCCTGATTCATACTGTTCCATCATTCCGTAGGGGCATGCCTCCACACACTCTCCGCACTCTGTGCATTTGTTGATATCAATGGCAATGACGCCCCGTTCATTTTTGATTATGGCCCCTTCAGGGCAGGCGTTCATACAGGCAGCATTGGGGCACTGAAAACAGATGCTTTGAACTGAATATCCCTGGTGGGGGAAATTATTAATTTTTATCCTGGCCTTTGAGGGGATGAACATCCCCTCTTTAACGGCTGAACAGACATAGGTACACCTATTGCACCCTGTGCATTTGTTGGGAATGGCGATAAGTACTTTTTCCATTTACTGACTCCTTATGGTGTTCTTTCCATG
Coding sequences:
- a CDS encoding ABC transporter ATP-binding protein, whose translation is MIKDKKGLYLRGINKTYGKVKAVNDINLEIKSGEFFTLLGPSGCGKTTLLRMIAGLALQDSGSIILEGEDITRLPAIKRQINTVFQSYALFPHLTIFENVAFGLRSRKVAEQAVKTRVQRAVEMLEIGNMLSRYPHQLSGGQNQRVALARALVNEPKVLLLDEPMSALDAKLRAQVQVELRRLQQKLGQTFILVTHDQDEALVVSDRIAVMKDGEIAQFGTSEEVYDAPRNRFVAEFLGAANLLTGKFHDGIFHTDIGNLELEKEPPWNEGVVAIRPEWIKVSDTQPEKNGIRAKVSEIIYRGTNRDLFFEPGSIRVRSSTYKNFNIGDELWLDMAPSDLVVLHE
- a CDS encoding polyamine ABC transporter substrate-binding protein — translated: MIKKTMLMVILIFVFLSPNAWSGTNVLKIFTWSEYMDEVNFPKEFEAATGIKVYLDMYESNEEMMAKLQSGGLGQYDIIIPSDYIVPSLIHLNLLTPLDHSKLPNLKNLSEKFTSPDFDPGNKYSAGWQWGTVGLFYNKKKMSQADVQSWSVIFDPQKKSGTFYLMDSVRDMLGITLLYLGYDFNSTNPKELKAAADLLVSTKKREACLGFKGGVGGKNDVISGTAAAAVVYNGDAIQTVAEDPDTYGFLVPKEGSTIWIDSMCIPAKAPNLDSAHKWINWVLEPKVGASLSNYNHYATPNEAAKAYVSKEDLNNSGVWPTPEIIKTLIFVKDLGKDNKIVDQAWTRAKSH
- a CDS encoding ABC transporter permease, encoding MNRLMVWYGELVVQKDLIKRGALFLSPGMLWLMIFLVLPGLILVVISFAGRGDYGELVWDFSLENYRRLMGYGIFGWAPDYILILLRSVWVAIFTTGLSVILSYPLCFFIARKPVRTRYLWLMVVIIPFWTNMVIRTYSWFLILAPELPFAKLAAYLKLVSPGMALYPSAFAVYLGMISMFLPFVALPLFSSVERLDWTLVEAAQDLYASNLRIFMHAILPQTLPGLSVGIILTLVPAMGMFVVPDLLGGAKYMLVGNLIQQQFGASRDWAFGAAISMGLMVLTMFSLYLYRRKNKGIELL
- a CDS encoding 4Fe-4S dicluster domain-containing protein; the protein is MEKVLIAIPNKCTGCNRCTYVCSAVKEGMFIPSKARIKINNFPHQGYSVQSICFQCPNAACMNACPEGAIIKNERGVIAIDINKCTECGECVEACPYGMMEQYESGVPYKCDLCGGSPACVAECNFGALLFKEIDTISQKQRNQQMKQRSKKVSPESKRHELAGNILELAVRIPRTPGYLG
- a CDS encoding diguanylate cyclase, with protein sequence MKKFLLSICAIWIMFVTLSFFMNYTQAIKEQKRVALETGKSFFELILISRMWNSLHGGVYAPVTEKLKPNPYLKTPMRDIHVNKDLTLTMINPAFMTRQLSEIAIEKRRIQFHITSLNPIRPENSPSEREKQYLKAFEKGIKEVGISTDRGSSFFYMGALTTEKTCLGCHAEQGYKQGDIRGGISITFPFTMDPPIFFLLMGHLMIGAAGLCCSIIFGSRLGKAYTTIQQQALIDALTEIPNRRSFMETISRELKRSHRLKKPLSIILCDIDNFKLYNDTYGHSRGDRCLKRIALGIKNTLTRPVDFCARYGGEEFVVLLPDTSMKGAGHVAEKICLSIHGMNIAHERSLPFKAVTISLGVSTLDGAAFLSSDELLKNADMALYKAKENGRNRVELFNSPVV
- a CDS encoding ABC transporter permease, which gives rise to MKRINLLVNTMALGTICFLYLPLMAVAFFSVNNTKYGLAWKGFTLDWYLKLFQNEVILHAAWNTLVLAVVSTLVSTVLGTVLAIGMDRFPWPKRMNTILDLTLHLPVVIPDIILAAALVVAFGFLRQVSSWFEPGLFSMIIGHITFQVAFVALVVRSRLISIGKDVEEAARDLYASNAYLLWKITLPLLIPGIIAGAMLAFTLSLDDFVISFFTAGPDSVTLPLYIFAAVRRVVTPQIHALSTLVLLVTIVLVALMERFSRKTNTK